The following are encoded in a window of Maylandia zebra isolate NMK-2024a linkage group LG5, Mzebra_GT3a, whole genome shotgun sequence genomic DNA:
- the LOC101471549 gene encoding uncharacterized protein LOC101471549 isoform X1 translates to MKLLLVPFLMVIMEVIGGPTPSEQPDSWPRTTGSSALDLRGKMFTLSRNYGGVTFYPPYYDSVSPSTTDYPTRRHKTRSWIPTTPPTTSPWGSTRYSPLSTPSWTTNRRWTYPWTTESPTRGVSVCLRYMADNLQSGFPLFTLSPNRSPLSLEANPNSYGLTFSGYYNYVYLRPLIKFWPNIGSDFWTSVCLTVDTRKGVVQMFSGSNMSIRKVLPSQYVWSGEPVIDFPGFDGQLTDIQMWDYPLRYKEIFYYMNRGYYGSYSGSVLSWSYIRYSLRGRVVMEDSYGMQAKEPIRKVGRKHGPKKDKLKFFSVEKDGMSEDQKTQVL, encoded by the exons ATGAAGCTGCTTCTTGTTCCCTTTCTGATGGTTATTATGGAGGTGATTGGTGGACCAACTCCATCTGAACAACCAGATTCATGGCCAAGAacaacag GAAGTTCTGCACTAGATCTAAGAGGGAAGATGTTCACTTTGTCTCGTAATTATGGAGGTGTAACCTTCTACCCGCCCTATTATGATTCTGTCTCGCCTTCTACCACTGATTACCCAACCAGAAGACACAAAACCCGTTCCTGGATCCCCACCACACCTCCCACCACCAGTCCCTGGGGCTCCACTCGTTACTCCCCCCTTTCTACTCCTTCCTGGACCACCAACCGTCGCTGGACCTATCCCTGGACAACAGAGAGTCCAACTAGAG GTGTGTCCGTGTGTCTGCGTTACATGGCTGACAATTTACAGTCCGGCTTCCCGCTTTTCACCCTCAGTCCAAACAGATCCCCTCTGAGTTTGGAGGCAAACCCTAACTCATATGGCCTGACATTTAGCGGTTACTACAACTATGTGTACCTGCGGCCCCTCATCAAGTTCTGGCCAAACATCGGATCGGACTTCTGGACCAGTGTGTGCCTCACTGTGGACACCAGGAAGGGTGTGGTACAGATGTTCAGCGGCTCAAACATGAGCATCAGGAAGGTGCTGCCGTCTCAG tatgTGTGGTCAGGTGAGCCTGTGATTGATTTCCCAGGTTTTGATGGTCAGCTGACAGACATCCAGATGTGGGACTATCCACTCCGCTATAAAGAAATCTTCTACTACATGAACAGAGGTTATTATGG GTCTTACAGCGGCTCCGTCCTCTCCTGGTCCTACATCAGATACTCTCTCAGAGGAAGAGTAGTCATGGAGGACTCCTATGGTATGCAGGCCAAAGAGCCAATCAGGAAAGTGGGGCGAAAGCACGGACCAAAGAAAGACAAGCTGAAGTTTTTCAGTGTGGAGAAGGATGGAATGAGTGAGGACCAAAAGACCCAGGTGTTATAA
- the LOC101471549 gene encoding uncharacterized protein LOC101471549 isoform X2 produces the protein MFTLSRNYGGVTFYPPYYDSVSPSTTDYPTRRHKTRSWIPTTPPTTSPWGSTRYSPLSTPSWTTNRRWTYPWTTESPTRGVSVCLRYMADNLQSGFPLFTLSPNRSPLSLEANPNSYGLTFSGYYNYVYLRPLIKFWPNIGSDFWTSVCLTVDTRKGVVQMFSGSNMSIRKVLPSQYVWSGEPVIDFPGFDGQLTDIQMWDYPLRYKEIFYYMNRGYYGSYSGSVLSWSYIRYSLRGRVVMEDSYGMQAKEPIRKVGRKHGPKKDKLKFFSVEKDGMSEDQKTQVL, from the exons ATGTTCACTTTGTCTCGTAATTATGGAGGTGTAACCTTCTACCCGCCCTATTATGATTCTGTCTCGCCTTCTACCACTGATTACCCAACCAGAAGACACAAAACCCGTTCCTGGATCCCCACCACACCTCCCACCACCAGTCCCTGGGGCTCCACTCGTTACTCCCCCCTTTCTACTCCTTCCTGGACCACCAACCGTCGCTGGACCTATCCCTGGACAACAGAGAGTCCAACTAGAG GTGTGTCCGTGTGTCTGCGTTACATGGCTGACAATTTACAGTCCGGCTTCCCGCTTTTCACCCTCAGTCCAAACAGATCCCCTCTGAGTTTGGAGGCAAACCCTAACTCATATGGCCTGACATTTAGCGGTTACTACAACTATGTGTACCTGCGGCCCCTCATCAAGTTCTGGCCAAACATCGGATCGGACTTCTGGACCAGTGTGTGCCTCACTGTGGACACCAGGAAGGGTGTGGTACAGATGTTCAGCGGCTCAAACATGAGCATCAGGAAGGTGCTGCCGTCTCAG tatgTGTGGTCAGGTGAGCCTGTGATTGATTTCCCAGGTTTTGATGGTCAGCTGACAGACATCCAGATGTGGGACTATCCACTCCGCTATAAAGAAATCTTCTACTACATGAACAGAGGTTATTATGG GTCTTACAGCGGCTCCGTCCTCTCCTGGTCCTACATCAGATACTCTCTCAGAGGAAGAGTAGTCATGGAGGACTCCTATGGTATGCAGGCCAAAGAGCCAATCAGGAAAGTGGGGCGAAAGCACGGACCAAAGAAAGACAAGCTGAAGTTTTTCAGTGTGGAGAAGGATGGAATGAGTGAGGACCAAAAGACCCAGGTGTTATAA